In one Arthrobacter jinronghuae genomic region, the following are encoded:
- a CDS encoding oligosaccharide flippase family protein produces the protein MTIDRRNQVVGVIARVIGTSIALTTEAGILGIAIAELVALLIPSLLSIVSLYLRRIVKFKRADLSISTLRLMLGFSYRSFGVNLIGALTLQSGTVVVGLVGSSADVTYYNAAFRIYSGVRQLLTWTVDPFRPALSRIFGKDNADATPVLMSILLVSLGAGSAASCFLAISAPDLVELWLGGTVPTDVVSLASQVLLIGLLINMIHIPLAPATDAAGKPGTLIWGQMLWLVLCVGISFPLAAHFGIVGVALALSLPLVLVEPLMLFLAMSVLDIRMSSWLRLVATPVLAIVGCSLALTALVGVLIERFNLEYYWLILGLGFGLCVLVATAALDRTYGLRKSISALNIDL, from the coding sequence TTGACGATCGATAGGCGCAACCAGGTAGTAGGAGTGATAGCTAGGGTTATCGGGACATCGATTGCGCTCACCACTGAAGCAGGGATACTCGGAATCGCGATTGCGGAGCTTGTAGCACTGCTTATACCGTCACTACTCTCGATTGTCTCTCTTTATTTACGTAGGATCGTGAAGTTCAAAAGGGCTGACCTATCTATCTCTACCTTGCGTCTTATGCTTGGATTTAGTTACCGCTCTTTCGGTGTCAACCTAATAGGGGCACTCACCCTTCAATCCGGGACGGTTGTCGTGGGCCTTGTGGGTTCATCGGCTGATGTGACCTACTACAATGCCGCTTTCAGAATCTACAGCGGCGTGCGTCAGCTTTTGACCTGGACAGTGGATCCGTTTAGGCCGGCACTCAGTCGGATATTCGGGAAAGATAACGCCGACGCGACTCCCGTCCTTATGTCCATCCTTTTGGTCAGCCTAGGGGCGGGTAGCGCGGCATCTTGTTTCCTCGCCATATCTGCGCCGGACTTGGTGGAGTTATGGCTCGGCGGAACGGTTCCAACGGACGTCGTATCTTTGGCTTCCCAAGTATTGCTAATTGGTCTGCTGATCAACATGATTCACATACCTCTGGCGCCAGCAACAGACGCGGCAGGAAAGCCTGGCACGTTGATTTGGGGCCAGATGCTGTGGCTCGTCCTTTGCGTGGGAATTAGCTTTCCGCTTGCGGCACACTTTGGAATTGTTGGAGTAGCCCTTGCTCTCAGTCTTCCATTAGTGCTCGTGGAGCCTCTGATGCTATTCCTTGCCATGAGCGTCCTCGACATAAGGATGTCGAGTTGGCTGCGCTTGGTTGCCACGCCCGTATTGGCAATAGTTGGCTGTTCTCTCGCACTAACGGCTCTAGTTGGAGTTTTAATAGAGAGGTTCAATCTGGAGTATTACTGGCTAATACTTGGGCTGGGATTCGGCCTATGTGTCCTGGTCGCGACGGCCGCACTGGATCGAACTTATGGTCTTCGAAAATCGATCAGTGCACTTAATATCGACCTATGA
- a CDS encoding glycosyltransferase, whose product MIMLPPFPLLLIAALYAKLHRCALIADMHTGAFNDPRWKWSLPLTLRLLRGRTAVVTNSFLANLCEDKGVRAVVLHDVIEVCGAGERHFQGNAVLCPVSYANDEPIEEIMEAARLTPELEWILTGNAPRNVQMSAPTNVTFTGFVSDDSFVQRMEEAGVVLALTTRPHTMQRAGYEALSFGVPQVTSDFPVLREFLSEAASYTDLTGTEIARSVKNVLERRSEITSAVVRIREERMAEQQNQLKRLAASIEDGSRI is encoded by the coding sequence GTGATCATGCTTCCACCATTTCCGCTCCTGCTGATTGCCGCGCTCTACGCAAAACTGCATCGTTGCGCTCTAATCGCAGACATGCACACGGGTGCTTTCAACGATCCGCGCTGGAAGTGGAGTCTCCCACTGACGCTACGTCTCCTGCGAGGAAGGACAGCCGTGGTAACTAACTCCTTCCTGGCTAACCTGTGCGAAGACAAGGGAGTCCGCGCAGTCGTCTTGCACGACGTAATAGAGGTGTGCGGTGCGGGGGAACGCCACTTCCAGGGTAACGCCGTCCTGTGTCCTGTGAGCTACGCCAACGATGAGCCAATCGAGGAAATCATGGAGGCAGCGCGATTGACTCCCGAGCTTGAGTGGATATTGACTGGCAACGCCCCCAGAAATGTACAGATGTCTGCTCCGACTAACGTAACCTTCACCGGATTCGTATCAGACGATTCGTTCGTTCAGCGAATGGAGGAAGCCGGTGTGGTCTTGGCGCTGACTACCAGGCCACACACGATGCAAAGGGCAGGCTACGAAGCACTCTCATTTGGTGTGCCCCAAGTTACTTCAGATTTTCCCGTGCTCCGCGAGTTCCTTAGTGAAGCGGCATCCTATACCGACCTAACAGGAACGGAAATTGCGCGCTCGGTGAAAAACGTCTTGGAACGTAGGAGCGAAATCACCTCGGCGGTAGTTCGTATTCGAGAAGAGCGAATGGCAGAGCAGCAGAATCAGCTGAAGCGCCTTGCCGCGTCCATTGAAGATGGCTCGCGGATCTAA
- a CDS encoding polysaccharide biosynthesis tyrosine autokinase, whose product MLLGLISSGLLSLSTPPTYAAKSQLFVSTQSSGTVTDLQQGNSFSQARVQSYVKTATTPEVLQPAIDSLGVDATPAELSSTVSATADPNTVLISITAEDSSPVQAAAIAQAVAESLITAVDRLETPAQGRESLVRLSIITPATAPSSPTAPNTVLNLLCGLVVGAALGLGWAVFRTRFDTKLRGEQDLRRVTALPFLGGVAFDSDAQKKPLLTQASHQSPRAESFRQIRTNLQFANVNSKSKLMLVTSSLPAEGKSTTAINLAIAMAQAGQRVVLVDADLRRPTAADYLGLEGRAGLTTALIGAASVEDLLQPWGDDELYVLTSGQIPPNPSELLGSGSMSRLLGQLELEFDVVIIDAPPLIPVTDASVLAQMVGGVVLVVGANKVKTQDLEKSIGSLNLVGANVVGIVLNLLPTKGPDAYAHSYYSYGSKTEAGDQEQSRRAVKSMNASHMRVERRPRIRDTAFYDATTRSKA is encoded by the coding sequence ATGCTTTTGGGCCTGATATCGTCCGGGCTGTTATCGCTCTCCACGCCACCCACATACGCTGCTAAGTCACAGCTCTTCGTATCGACCCAAAGTTCCGGGACTGTCACAGATCTGCAGCAGGGAAATAGCTTCAGCCAGGCTAGAGTGCAGTCATACGTGAAAACGGCGACCACGCCGGAAGTGCTGCAGCCGGCAATTGACAGCCTCGGTGTTGACGCCACTCCAGCGGAGCTATCCAGTACAGTCTCAGCAACAGCAGATCCCAATACAGTACTGATATCTATTACAGCTGAAGACAGCTCGCCGGTTCAGGCCGCTGCCATAGCGCAGGCAGTTGCCGAAAGTCTCATCACGGCTGTGGACCGATTGGAGACGCCTGCTCAGGGTAGAGAGTCTCTCGTAAGGCTCTCCATAATCACCCCGGCTACCGCTCCTTCGAGTCCCACTGCGCCCAACACTGTACTGAACCTACTTTGTGGGCTCGTTGTTGGTGCTGCCCTAGGTCTCGGATGGGCAGTCTTCAGGACACGTTTCGATACAAAGCTTCGCGGCGAACAGGATCTGCGCCGCGTGACGGCGCTTCCATTCCTGGGTGGCGTTGCATTCGATAGCGATGCTCAGAAAAAGCCTCTGCTAACTCAAGCTTCCCACCAAAGCCCGCGGGCGGAGTCTTTTCGCCAAATACGAACCAACTTGCAGTTCGCCAACGTGAACAGCAAATCCAAGCTGATGTTGGTGACCTCGTCATTGCCAGCCGAGGGTAAAAGCACAACGGCTATAAATCTCGCGATCGCTATGGCTCAAGCTGGCCAGCGCGTTGTACTCGTTGATGCTGATCTCCGCCGGCCGACCGCGGCAGACTACTTAGGGCTTGAAGGCCGAGCTGGTCTCACCACAGCTTTGATAGGAGCTGCCTCCGTCGAGGACCTTCTTCAGCCTTGGGGCGACGACGAACTATATGTGCTAACTTCGGGGCAGATCCCTCCAAATCCGAGCGAGTTGCTTGGATCAGGATCTATGTCTCGCTTGTTGGGCCAGCTGGAACTCGAGTTCGATGTGGTCATCATCGATGCACCTCCGCTGATCCCCGTGACTGATGCCTCAGTGCTTGCACAAATGGTAGGCGGCGTCGTTCTAGTAGTTGGAGCGAACAAAGTTAAGACCCAGGATCTTGAAAAGTCCATAGGCTCCTTGAATCTCGTGGGAGCGAATGTTGTGGGCATTGTGCTGAATCTGCTTCCCACAAAGGGTCCTGATGCATATGCCCATAGTTACTACTCCTACGGTTCAAAAACCGAAGCGGGGGATCAAGAGCAGTCCCGCCGTGCCGTCAAAAGTATGAATGCAAGTCATATGCGAGTTGAGCGGCGCCCAAGGATTCGGGATACGGCCTTCTACGACGCTACGACACGTAGTAAGGCCTAG
- a CDS encoding sugar transferase, whose amino-acid sequence MEESNWRNRYSRILACVDAAVVLWAMSGALILRFGTARGREAITSEFEPYGAVTLVLAGVWWTILGLSGSRDTTVLGYGTEEFKRILTGSFWLFGLVATVSYVFQLDTARGYVALALPAGVLSLLISRVLIRSLLRSQRKVGKSSSSVLIIGGVFGAEHLARALGSQPMAGYRPVSTYLPGTPPGTTIGGSLKLPNLGHDPSSAAIVSAVREARPDAVALSSGVPLAPSVIRELGWALADMQIRMIMAPALTDIAGPRIHTQPVAGLPLIHVSTPNLGTGQGLLKRCFDVMGACLLVAVLSPVLLAVAAVIKADSSGPIFFRQERVGAGGQSFQMLKFRSMVVDAEDHLAALRAHSDGNGVMFKLKSDPRVTTAGRFLRRYSLDELPQLFNVLNGTMSLVGPRPPLPSEVEQYQSHVHRRLIVRPGLTGLWQVSGRSLLSWDDTVRLDLYYVENWSLAGDIAILLKTVRAVFSRQGAY is encoded by the coding sequence GTGGAAGAATCTAACTGGCGGAACCGTTATTCGAGAATCCTCGCCTGTGTGGATGCAGCGGTCGTGCTGTGGGCCATGTCCGGGGCTCTCATTCTTCGATTCGGCACAGCGCGTGGCCGAGAAGCAATCACCTCCGAATTTGAACCGTACGGTGCTGTTACGCTGGTTCTTGCCGGCGTATGGTGGACTATCCTAGGCCTATCGGGAAGCCGCGATACCACAGTCTTGGGCTACGGTACCGAAGAGTTTAAACGTATATTAACCGGGTCGTTCTGGCTTTTCGGGTTGGTCGCTACGGTGTCCTACGTATTTCAGTTGGATACTGCCAGGGGTTATGTCGCTTTGGCACTTCCGGCCGGCGTACTATCGCTTCTAATTTCTCGGGTTCTCATCCGGAGTTTGTTGAGAAGTCAGCGAAAAGTGGGGAAAAGCAGCTCTTCGGTGCTCATCATCGGTGGAGTTTTCGGCGCCGAGCATCTAGCACGAGCTCTAGGCAGTCAACCAATGGCGGGATACCGTCCCGTGTCCACGTATTTGCCGGGCACTCCTCCTGGAACAACTATCGGTGGCTCCTTGAAGCTTCCAAATCTGGGGCACGATCCTTCATCCGCGGCCATCGTCTCCGCGGTGCGCGAAGCTCGCCCTGATGCAGTCGCTCTTTCTAGTGGTGTACCGCTAGCTCCATCCGTCATACGCGAGCTCGGTTGGGCTTTGGCTGATATGCAGATCCGGATGATTATGGCACCTGCCCTGACGGACATCGCTGGCCCCCGAATTCACACGCAACCGGTGGCTGGACTCCCTCTGATCCACGTCTCGACACCCAACCTGGGTACCGGTCAGGGCCTTCTAAAGCGCTGCTTCGACGTAATGGGTGCTTGCCTTCTCGTAGCTGTCCTTTCTCCTGTACTACTAGCTGTAGCAGCCGTGATCAAAGCCGATTCCTCTGGTCCTATCTTCTTCCGCCAAGAACGGGTGGGAGCTGGGGGCCAAAGCTTTCAAATGTTGAAATTCCGCTCTATGGTTGTCGACGCCGAAGATCACCTAGCTGCCCTCCGGGCGCACAGCGACGGCAATGGCGTGATGTTCAAGTTGAAGTCTGATCCTCGGGTTACAACGGCGGGCCGGTTTCTCCGCCGCTATAGCTTGGACGAGCTCCCTCAGCTGTTCAATGTTCTCAACGGAACTATGAGCTTGGTCGGCCCCCGCCCGCCACTCCCCTCAGAGGTAGAGCAGTACCAAAGCCATGTGCACCGCCGGCTCATAGTGAGGCCAGGGTTGACTGGTCTCTGGCAGGTCAGCGGGCGGTCTCTGCTTTCCTGGGACGACACGGTCCGCCTGGATCTCTATTACGTGGAGAACTGGTCTCTGGCCGGCGACATAGCGATCCTCCTCAAGACGGTGCGTGCAGTCTTTAGTCGCCAGGGCGCCTACTGA
- a CDS encoding glycosyltransferase: protein MAADEFMKAAEDADVVVTHAGVGTVLQLLELGKSPVVVPREKARSEHVDDHQSQICDLLSERGLGIVTSARNLSADHLKRAMKQRTEVHE from the coding sequence ATGGCTGCTGATGAATTTATGAAAGCGGCAGAAGATGCGGACGTAGTCGTAACCCACGCAGGCGTAGGAACTGTTCTACAGCTTCTGGAACTGGGTAAATCGCCAGTAGTCGTGCCTAGAGAAAAAGCTCGGAGCGAGCATGTTGATGATCATCAGTCTCAAATATGCGATCTGCTGAGCGAGCGGGGCCTTGGGATAGTTACGAGCGCTCGGAACCTGTCGGCCGATCATCTAAAAAGAGCAATGAAACAACGAACGGAAGTCCATGAGTAA